The sequence below is a genomic window from Oscillospiraceae bacterium.
GATGAGCGCCCCCAGGTGAACCTGGCCATGCTCAAGGGCCCCACCGGCATCGGCGCGGCCAAGCTCATGGCGGACAACGATGCGGACGCCACCCTGAACCGCTACACCGTGGAGGTGGCGGCCCAGCCCACCGATCTGGTGGGCAAGCTGACCAGCGGCGAGCTGGACATGGCGGCCATGCCCACCAACCTGGCCGCCTCCCTGTGGAACAAGACCGGCGGCGGGGTGGAGCTGGTGGCCCTGAACACCCTGGGGGTGCTGTACATCCTGGAGAAGGGCGACACCGTCCGCTCCATGGCGGATCTGGCGGGCAGGACCGTGCTGGCCACAGGCCAGGGGGCCAACCCGGAGTACGTGCTCAACTACCTGCTGCGGCAGAACGGGCTGGAGCCCGGCAAAGACGTGACCATCGAGTGGAAGACCAGCGACGAGGTCTCCGCCCTCATGGCCTCTGGCGAAGCGGATCTGTGCATGCTGCCCGTGCCCGCCTCCACCGCCGTGCTCATGCAGAACCAGGACGTGCGCGCCGCGCTGGACCTGACCCAGGAGTGGGAGAACGCCGGGGCCGCCGGCGTGTTCACCATGGGCTGCGTGGTGGTGCGCTCCGACTTTGCCAAGGAGAACCCCGAGGCCGTGGCCAACTTCCTCACCGACTACGCCGCCTCCATCGACTACGTGAAGGCCAACGTGGACGAGGCCGCCGAGCTGGTGGCGCAGTACGGCATCACCCCCAAGGCCGCCATCGCCAAGGCGGCCATCCCCCAGGCCAACCTGGTGTGCATCACGGGGGAGGATATGCGCCAGATCCAGGACTACTACGAGGTGCTCTACGCCGCCGACCCGGCCTCCATCGGAGGGAATATTCCCGATGACTCCTTCTACTTCATCCCGTAACAATCGCGGTATGCCCCAGCCCGCCCCCCCGCATGGGGGGACGGGCTGGAGGCGCCTCGTCAAAACCGCCGTGCCCCTGGCCGTCTGGCTGGGGGTGTGGCAGCTTGCGGCCATGGGGGTGGGCAAGGAGCTGCTGCTCCCCACCCCCGCCGCCGTGGGGCGCACCCTGGCCGCCCTGGCGGGCACGCAGGCATTCTGGGCCGCCGCCGCGGCCTCCCTGCTGCGGGTGTTCGGCGGCTTTGCCGCCGGGTGCGCGCTGGGCGCGGCGCTGGCCGTGCTGACCAGCTTCTGCACCTGGGCGGACTGGATTTTTTCCCCGGCGGTGCGCATCGTCCGGGCCACCCCGGTGGCCTCCTTCATCCTGCTGGTACTGCTCTGGGCCCCCACCGGGCAGGTGCCCGCCATTATCGCGGCGCTTATGGTGCTGCCCGTGGTGTGGGCCAACGTGTGTAAGGGCATCGCCCAGACCGACCCCCTGCTGCTGGAGGCGGCCCGGGCCTACCGCTTCTCCGCCGGCAGGACCGCCCGGCTGGTCTACGCCCCCTCGGCGCTGCCCTACTTTGCCGCGGGCTGCTCCACCGGCATGGGGCTGGCCTGGAAGGCCGGGGTGGCCGCCGAGGTGCTCTGCCAGCCCCGCGCCGCCATCGGCACCCAGGTCTACTTCTCAAAAATCTACCTGGAGACGCCCGACCTCTTCGCCTGGACGGCGGTGGTCATCGTGCTCAGCCTGCTGCTGGAAAACGCCCTGGGCGCGGCCCTGGGGCGCATGGGAAGGGGGGCGGATCGGTGATAACTGTCAGGGATATTACGGTGCGTTATGGGGAAAAGACCGTGCTGGAGCGCTTTTCCCTGGCTCTCCCGGCCCGGGGGATCACCGCCCTGTCCGGCCCCTCGGGCTGCGGCAAGACCACCCTGCTGCGGGTGATGGCGGGGCTGCTCACGCCGGAGGCCGGGACGGTGGGTCTGCCGGGGCGGGCGGTGATGCTCTTCCAGGAGGACCGCCTCTTCCCCTGGCGCACGGCGGAGCAGCACGTGGCCGACGTGCTGCCCAAGGGGGCGCGGGGGGAGGCCGGGCGCTGGCTCACCCTGTGCGAGCTGCACGGGGAGGGGGGCAGCTACCCCGCCTCCCTGTCCGGGGGCATGGGGCGGCGGCTGGCTCTGGCCCGGGCCCTGGCCTGCGGCGGGGACGTGCTGCTGCTGGACGAGCCCTTCACCGGCGTGGACGGGGCGCGCATGGCGCGGATTCTGGACCGGGTGCGGGCGCTGGGCATGCCCGTCATCCTCTCCAGCCACGAGGCGGAGGTACTGGCCCGGGCCGACCGGGTCGTCCGGTTGGACGGCCCGCCCCTGGCCGTAACGCCGTCCTAGCGGGAACGGGGAACGTGGGAGAGGGGGGACGCCGCGCGCGGCGTCCCCCCTCTCTTATGCTGCGCGGAGGAAACGGGTTCAAAAGGGACCCCGTTACAACTCATTGATGGTCTCCGTCACAGAGACAGTGCGCATTCTTTTCGCCGGAGCAAAGGTAGCCAGGACGGCCGCGAAGAGGACAAAGACGAGGATGACCGCCAGGTTGACGGCGGGAAAGCGCCAGGCCGCATAGCTGTAGTGGCCGGTAATGAGGAAATCGAACAACAGCTTGCTGCAGGGCAGTCCGACGGCGCAGCCGGCGGCGCACCCCCAGAAGGCATAGGTGAGCGCTTCGGAGGCGATCATCCGGGTGATCTGGCGCCCATCCATCCCCACCGCCCGCATGGCGCCGTACTGCTTTATCCTGGCCGATACGCTCATAGAGATGCTGTTGACAATATTGAGTATCGTGACCAACGTGATAATCCCCAGAAACCCGTATACGCAAAACACGAAAGCGAGATATGTGCCGGCGGTGCGTTCCTCCCGCCTGTCTTTAAAGGCATATTCGCCGCCGGCTGCCGCCTGTATGGCCAGGACATCTTCGTCGGTGGCGCCGCCCGCCGTCTGGACCATGATAAGGGAGTAGCCGCTCTCGCCCGTCAGGCGGGTGAAGGTGTCCCCGGACGTGATGAGCGTGAGCTTACCGTTGGTAAGGCCGTCACTGCTGAAGGGG
It includes:
- a CDS encoding nitrate ABC transporter permease, which codes for MPLAVWLGVWQLAAMGVGKELLLPTPAAVGRTLAALAGTQAFWAAAAASLLRVFGGFAAGCALGAALAVLTSFCTWADWIFSPAVRIVRATPVASFILLVLLWAPTGQVPAIIAALMVLPVVWANVCKGIAQTDPLLLEAARAYRFSAGRTARLVYAPSALPYFAAGCSTGMGLAWKAGVAAEVLCQPRAAIGTQVYFSKIYLETPDLFAWTAVVIVLSLLLENALGAALGRMGRGADR
- a CDS encoding ABC transporter ATPase, yielding MITVRDITVRYGEKTVLERFSLALPARGITALSGPSGCGKTTLLRVMAGLLTPEAGTVGLPGRAVMLFQEDRLFPWRTAEQHVADVLPKGARGEAGRWLTLCELHGEGGSYPASLSGGMGRRLALARALACGGDVLLLDEPFTGVDGARMARILDRVRALGMPVILSSHEAEVLARADRVVRLDGPPLAVTPS
- a CDS encoding lipoprotein → MKLKKLTALGLSLALVLALAAGCTQKPAEAQTPAPAPTPSETATPTPAPTPTPEPADERPQVNLAMLKGPTGIGAAKLMADNDADATLNRYTVEVAAQPTDLVGKLTSGELDMAAMPTNLAASLWNKTGGGVELVALNTLGVLYILEKGDTVRSMADLAGRTVLATGQGANPEYVLNYLLRQNGLEPGKDVTIEWKTSDEVSALMASGEADLCMLPVPASTAVLMQNQDVRAALDLTQEWENAGAAGVFTMGCVVVRSDFAKENPEAVANFLTDYAASIDYVKANVDEAAELVAQYGITPKAAIAKAAIPQANLVCITGEDMRQIQDYYEVLYAADPASIGGNIPDDSFYFIP